Within Sander vitreus isolate 19-12246 chromosome 23, sanVit1, whole genome shotgun sequence, the genomic segment aaaaaaattgttttatctTTCAGGTTCAGACGTTATCATTCCACCCATTTGAGGCACAGACTCTGATATCAGGATCATATGACAAGTAAGTGTAATCTAGTATTGTCGTTAGTTTATAGAATGAGGTGAAAGGAAACAAAACTGAAGATTTTCTTTTCAGGACAGCAGTCCTGTTTGACTGCCGTAGTCCGGACAACAGCAATCGGACCTGGAGGTTTAGTGGTCAGGTGGAGCGTCTGACCTGGGACCACTTTTCACCGTGCAACTTCCTGGTATGTAATCATATTCTTCTATTCCTATTTCAAAGGAAATAATCCATCCacattcctttttaaaaaatgtaagctTTAGCAGTTGTAAATAATGATTATATTGCTGGTCTGTATGTTTTATGGTCATTGTGCAATAAACCTTGTTTGTCCCACTTGTGCTATTGCTCTCAGAAGCGCAGCGGTTAACTTGAGTGTGTGTTGGTTGTGTTTCAGGCCAGCACAGAGGATGGATTTGTCTACTGTCTGGACGCACGCTCAGATAAACCTGTTTTCACCCTGAAGGCTCATGATGCAGAAGTGtcaggtgtgtgcgtgtgcgtgcgcgttgGCACTTGTTGTTCTGCACTGTGTGTTGAGTCACTTAGGGATGATGAAATGAGTTTACATTGTTGGTACATACCAGCGAATGTGGGACAACTTGTGGCTTCTTTATTTTTAGTCAATCCTTGAAAACATTTTGGTGAGCACAGTAAGTAGCACCCAATAGAGCCAGCGAGGTCCGTCCTCTTACATGATTTCCACCGTGTAATTTGCAATTAGGTGAATGGTGAGTTTGGAGGAACTGTCTGTGAAATCTTGAATACACCTGCTCCTGTGAATCGTTGATGGACAACAAAGCACCCTGCTTTGGTTATAAGTTTACTTCATGGTGGaattaatgtgttttaaaagGCACATTGACtgtacaataaaagaaaatcgcaTCTAAACATTTCTGCAGGTTTGGACCTCAGCAGCCAAATTAAAGGATGCCTGGTCACCTCATCAGCTGACAAACACGTAAAGATTTGGGACATTTTGGGCAACAAGCCCAGCCTGGTGCATTCACGGGATATGAAAATGGTAAGAACTTGCATGAGCGTGTAGATCTCAGATCCTTTCGCTCCAATCCGTTCTAGAATTATTTTGCCACGTCAAAGTCATGAAGTTTGTGGTTGTTGAAAGAGTCAAAACAACTTCCTTTCCCACCTGTGAACAGGGTGTGCTGTTCTGTGCATCATGTTGCCCTGACCTGCCCTTCATCTATGCCTTCGGGGGACAAAGGGATGGCTTGCGGGTTTGGGATATAAGTGATGTTGCAGCAGGTAtggtttctttctttccttccataCGATTTGTGCAGTTCACTGAAATCATATTAAAAGTTAAATAATTGTCTCTACACAGTTCACCACTGACCTTTTATTTATAAATTCAGTTCAATTAATAATGCTCACATGCTATTATGATTGTTTGTTTCTAGTGGTTGGGGTGTTTGGCAGTCGAGAGCGCTTGGTGGCGAACACGGGATCACAAGCATCCAGCACTGCAGCCACAGCAGAGATGGAAGTCTCCTAGTCACACTCTGGATGCATCAACAGCCTGTTAACATGAATAACCTGAGCAACATATCAAGCTGCTCCGCTTGTTGCGGTGTTCCTCATAGTGCAGTAGTTCAAGGGGTAAGGTGAATAAATTAAGCTGCATTCCTGAAGGATTTGAATGGTTGGCCAGAATGCTAACTGGACCTAAAACACCTGAAAACATGTTCAGCTTGTCTCTCTGCAAAGATAACAACAGTAGCTTTGCAAACTCAAAaatgtgttgagaaaaaaagaggttgttgttttttatattcatattattGAATATTTCCAataatttgtttttgattttcaGGTGAAAGCAgtgatttgaatattttaattACTCTGAATTGTTTATATTATACTCTTTCAGTTTGCCTTTCTttgtacatttacaaatgtaataTGCTACTAAAACTATTTTCACCTGAATTATTGCATACCTGGGTTTCCTGATAATGAATGGTAAaattaaatatcaaaataaatcTGTGTACTCACATCTGGCCATAGTATTGAAAGATAATAGACTCATTAAAATGCTGcatattcaataaataaatacagtgtataaaatgtgtaaaactatTTGTTATTTGGAAATTTGCAaccctcagatcagtggtggaCTCAGGCTGTCTGAGGGGAAGGGGTGAGAAAGAAAAGGTGCATGCGGTGGGGCACCAGCACGCAGGTACAGGTACTTTTATTATGTTTTCTACATTTAAGGGCAGAGGTCCGGTACGTCTCCCGGTACCTACGTTCCTGCAGAAAAACGACTACTGTTAGTGTATATCCAACACAACAAACCTCATAGACTAAAATAAACTTCTACATATTTACCAAGGTTATTAGACATGATCTGaagtatacaaaataaaatacttgatGGTAGGGCATCATTTGTGCATTATAAAGAGGGAATATGTTTTGTGGCAGACCGAAAATGCTGTCTGACAGAATTTGTATCCCACTATAACTTTACTCTAAAGTAGTAACTTATTAATATTCACCAAGGTTATTAGTTATGATCTGATGGCCTTTACCATCATAGTGGATGATGCACGAGGTACATAAGAAATAAGAATAGACAAAACtcttaaatgtgttttgtttaaatacagcttttaaataatacaaaagAAGTGAATAGTTTGTTCAAGCATATAGTGTATTCATCAGTTGTACAAAAATAGTGTTTATTAGGGAAAGGGTTGGATCATTTTTGTATGATTGCTGGTCGTTTGAAAAGTGGAACAAAAATGAGGTCGTCTGAGTGCTAGGACGGAAATATTATAGTGGTGCACACCCGAAAATACTTCAGCATGGCGTCAAGTCATTTGTGCAAGCTTCATAGTCTAATAACGCGACTTTCTAACGGTACCACACTACTACGTGTACAAAGTAAGTTgtgttttttatcattttatcaGGTATTTGCTGGAGGTCATATTAGTTTACCGTTTATAGCCGTTAGCGCAACGGTGTTGGGAGTATAAGCTAACAGAGGCTAACCTTGAGAGTATGTTTAGTAGGTAAACACTTTGATTTGGCTAGCACTACCTTTTTTCCACTGTAAAAACCgtattttctgtaaaaaaaacaaacaacaaaaataattcGCAAGCGGGCGCCATAACTGTCTTAACGGTGGTCTGCAGGGGTTTATGCTTTCAAATGCGATGTATAATTTCTAGCTAACGTAAGTTGAAATGTGTCCTGCTAACTATTTTAATTGCAAGTGTCTGTCTCGCCTGTTTGGTTTTCTGTTGCAGCATGTGTGGTGCCAATGCGACAGAAGTCCAGTGTCACTGGTCCTTCACTTGATGGCCCGAACTGGTAGGCTTTGTTAAGAGCTGAAACGTTTGAATTCAAAATAAGTAAAGAGTGCACCTAGTCCCATTTAGTCTACTCTAGTTATGTCTCGTTTAAACCTATTATgacgttttttttatatcaacaaaTAGTACATTTTTAGCTAATTATTAACCGTATTACACAAAATGAGAGGTCAAGTTGCAGATTGTGCAAAAGTGTCAAGTttcaattttttattatcaatGCATAACGATAACAAAAGCAGTCGTTGTCACTGAAAATCTTGGGTCTCAGCAGGATCCCTCCAACAATGCTAATTAAATTTGTATAAAAAAGATAAtcacaagtaaaacaaaaaaaatatactaaatgtaaaagtattaaatgataaatgtgaaaaaaggtcATATAAATGTGTGGAAGACAGTTATTGCAAATGAATAAgctgaatgtaaacatgaaaCATCCATACAGAGGTGTAAAAGTATATAAAGTGATGGTTATAGGGTTTAAGTGGCATGCGATGAGCTCAGAGCTCAAAAGTTCTAGTCATATGGTGAGGGACTAGATGAAGCGGTACCATCTGCCGGACGGCAGCAGGATGATTTGGGTCTCTGATTATCCTGTTGGCCTTCTTCTTACGTCGCTGGGTGTAGAGGTCCCCCATAGATGGCAGCTCTGTCTTGGTGATGTGCTAAGAAGTTTAATGAAGTGAAGCAAAGTTCCACCTTGGTTATCAGGAGGTTCTCACTATTTTGTAATTAACATTTGGTTGTGCTGTATAAATGTAAGTGTAGGGACACACTGGTAGTTTTGTAAACTGCTAAGTTATGCTAGCTGGGTACTTGGCCTGTCTGCAAATTATTATAGTTATTGTGAACCAAATgaatgaagaagaaacataaaaaatagtTTGGAGTATATATGTAAAAACATGACAATAACCTAATTTTCTTGAATTTAGCAATGTGGAAATCGGTGTGACCTCGGATGGGAAAACCATAGTGTGCTACCATCCTACTGTCGACGTTCCCTATGAGTTTACCCAGGTAAGAGAGTGCTCTCTAGCCTTATGCGGTATATATCAATGTGTCAGTTGTCACATTATCTAATAGAGTAGCACTATTTCTATCAAAGAGAGAAAGCAGaggctttaaaaaataaaaatgaagaagTGTTAAGGAATATTTTAACCCTTTTAACTCCTAATTCACAGGTGTGCATCAGTTAGACTAATAACAGTAATCAGTACAAAATGGATGGAAATTGTTTCAGGATTGCTGGGAATTAccatatcattttaaaaatatgCAAGAGGGAACCTTGTTCACGACAGTAAATCTCTGCAGCCTATAGAACGGCCAAACCCCGTGACCAACCCGGTTGAGACCCACGACCAGATTTTAAAGGCCCACCTCAGCAAGGAGGTGCTGAAGGACAAGAAGGGGCCCACTATAGAGGAGCTGAGCAAGATGTTTTTCACCACCAAACATCGGTGGTATCCAGTAGGACAGTGAGtacataaataacacaaaattggtcatttaattcttttttcTGCCTACGTGTGGATATAGTACTGGCCTATCAGGATTAGATCAGTTGCCGACTTTAATATGGACACTTGGTGGCTTCTTGTAGTCATTTTTCTGGTTATTCCAGTGTACCATAaaattgtgtatgtatgtgtgtgtatatgtatatatgtatatgtgtgtgtatatatatatatctttactATATTATGCAGTATATAATTGTGAATCAGAGTTTAAGAGCTGAAAGAAAAGATGTTAGATATTGGTCAAAATGAATCTCCTTCTGTGTCGCTGTTCACAGGTACCACATGAGACGCAGAAAGAGGGATCCCCCAAAGGACAGATAGTTGAAGGCTAAAGTTACAAAACTAcaaatgtttgtctgttttattgtcacaataatgtataataaatagtctaataaaatacatattttgtagGTTGTCATGAGTTTTTGAGTCAGTGCCACTACAATGGAACAATTATATGGCTTTGAAActtatacttgtattttgtttagTCTACTGCGATACTGTATACATTTACTGCCCTAGATTGTATGACCTTTTATAATTTATCCTGCAAATATGAATCTAATAATCTAATCTCTGagaaaaagtaaatattgtgTATACAAAACAAAGTATATCATATACttgattgttttttgttaatgttATATGCTAACCACTCCAGCACCAACTCTGTATCAACAATCTACTCTTATAACTGACAGCGGTGCATCCTTAGGATTTTTGTATCTTACAGTGTCACAGAATATTCTGGAGTTGGCTGAGCTTTAAGATGTGTTCACATAATGTAATTTTGTGCCTGCAAGTAAAACAATGCTGTTTTGCATAGCGTAGGCAAGGTCCTGCACACTGCAAGACACAAAGGTTTACAACAATGAGATCTAGAAAAATGTATCTCCCAAATGAGCAAACTGACAAAAGCTGGTGCTCCTAAAATGCATTTCCAAGTTAGGTCCCTACAAAATTGAACTAAAAAAGGTTGACCCCCTCAAAGTGACTACATTACATATTTAGATGGTCATTtcaaagctttttcttttttttgtgggttGCACAGACTTTACTGTACACATACTTATACTTACATTAtatttggggtggcagtagctcagtcagtagggagacACTGGTCACTGCCAATGTGCTCTTGAGCAatgcaccgaacccccaactgctcgggacgcctttccatgggcagccccctcactctgacatctctccattagtgcatgtataggtataggtgtgtgtaattcaggcctgtgtgtaatgtgtataataataacagagtgaaaacattgtaatttcccttgcagtattaataaagtataaattattattatttattagtatTACTTACATCGTTTATAAAACGTACTACACACCACATTATTTTTCGAAAGAATATACCTTAAACCATGCTCTTCACTTTCTATTTTAAGTACCTGAATCTAGGAGTAATTTTACGATTAGTATTTATATCCATCTTTACATTGACAACAATGAACAGCAGCATATTTCCTTACGTCATCTGAAGCCACCGGAAGAGTGAGTTATCTGTCTCCGCCCCGGCAACTCAGTCAATCCAACCTGAAGAGAAGGCGAGTCCACGGCTAAAAATATAATAGCTAACACAAGATGGCCGGTTTGCCTCGTAGGATTGTTAAGGTACACTTTACACCGGACATTgtatatatatcttatataaCCCGTGTGTGGGTATTTTAAAGTTTATGTGGTGAGAATATGGACGTACAATTACTGCCATTCAACGTGTAGCCTGACTTTAGCGCGACTAGCACAATTAGCTctcatctagctagctagctagttatcAAGCTAGCTCGCTGATCCGTGTCTGCAAGTGTTTTGTTTGCCACTTCCGTTTACTCCCTTCTGtcctaaatgtgtttttttttttattttggttcgagtaaagttgTTGTTctgaaaattgtatttttcaCATCACTGGGCTGCTAATATTATAGTATGGATCAACAAATTCTGACAATTTGTCCTAGGCGCCTTATGAATGGTTTCGctatgttagctaacgttaggctagcAGCGGTAGCTTCGGTGATTGATACACATTGTCTGCGCTGATGTGAAACGCTGTCCTGGTGGTctcaaaacattaaaatgcttgTAATTAAGCAAATGTGTTCGTGTTGCTTCTTTTCTATAAAACGAAACATTGATTTAGGGAGGAATCTAAGGTCTGTTGCGGTTTCCTCCCTCAACCTCACCGCAACTTCACTGGGCCAGGCCCGGCAACTGTGGGCGCGATCAGCCCGTTCCGCCACATCTAGCAGCTATTTCTCGGATTAAGCTGGTTTTCTCAGCCAGTAGCATACCGTTGACGAAGTGAAAACACGACACAAGCTTCCACTATGGGAACCTGCAGTTTGTTTTCCAATCTTAACGAAGACATTAACAATATTTCAACAGGATTTAACTAGTTTCCATCTTGTTGACTGCAGATGTTCCGGTGCACCTGCTTTATTAAATGCCGAAATAATGAACATGTTACAATTCCTCCTTTAGATTCCCATTGTCGATTATCCCTTAGTGTCGCACAATACTTTAAAACTCAAAATTATGCAACTGCGCTTTTGATAATAGAATTGTATGCGACGTTACACGACAAACTGGAATCATCGGTTAAGTGAATTATTGTAATCAAATGCATCATTAAATAACTTTGAGCTAAAACAGTAAGTCGGTTAATCAATTTTTCGATTGACTGATCAATAACTATTTTGATCATTATTTAGCCATTTTAGTCAAATGCTCGAAATGCACTGGTTACTGTCTCTAACTTTGAATATGCTGGTTGAGTTAGCCTgatagtaaacagaatgtgtttGGGATGTTAGTGTGGTCAGGACAAGCAATTTCAAATCCTTTGGGTTCTGGGTAATTATGAATTCATGAtggacattttgttttgttttttatgacattttatacaccAAATAATTAGTATTAGTTTATATATGGCACTATTGGTAGCTGCATTCCGAAATTGATCATTTTATTGTGTATTAATTAAAGTCAGCCATTGTAGGAGTGTCCCAGCCCCTTAGCTACCTTCTAGTTTCTGTGCTAAACAATAGCTTGTGGAATGGAATTTGCTTTTGTCTACTGTATATGTGGCTGAGTTTGgaagtgtgggtgtgtgactAAGCAGGGTGAAGTCTACACCTACAGCACTGTTTTTCtattcagaaatgtcaataatagtgttatgtatttctcATTCTGACCACACTCAGGAGACACAGCGGTTGATGGCAGAGCCTGTTCCAGGGATCACGGCTACTCCGGATGAAGGGAATGCACGTTACTTCCATGTGATCATTGCAGGGCCTCAAGACTCTCCTTTTGAAGGAGGCACATTTAGACTTGAACTATTTCTTCCAGAAGAGTATCCCATGGCAGCTCCCAAAGTACGATTCATGACCAAAATCTACCACCCCAATGTTGACAAACTGGGAAGAATATGTTTAGACATTTTGAAAGGTAAGAAAACATGATAGTATCAGTTaaatttcataattttttttccctGGGTAGAATCAATGTTGAACCACTGTCACAGCTAATTGCAGGATTGTAAGTAAAACATTTTGCTTGCATGGTTttctatcaaaaaaaaaaaaagcagcaccaTACAAAGTTAAAGCTACAACTAGATAATATGGGGGGGGCGGGGGCGGCTGCTAAGAACCTATACAGTCTAAATGTGAGCTGGTAAGCCAAAATAATGATCAAACGTCAGCCAAAAGCTGCGCGG encodes:
- the mrpl42 gene encoding large ribosomal subunit protein mL42 produces the protein MASSHLCKLHSLITRLSNGTTLLRVQTCVVPMRQKSSVTGPSLDGPNCNVEIGVTSDGKTIVCYHPTVDVPYEFTQPIERPNPVTNPVETHDQILKAHLSKEVLKDKKGPTIEELSKMFFTTKHRWYPVGQYHMRRRKRDPPKDR
- the ube2nb gene encoding ubiquitin-conjugating enzyme E2Nb, whose protein sequence is MAGLPRRIVKETQRLMAEPVPGITATPDEGNARYFHVIIAGPQDSPFEGGTFRLELFLPEEYPMAAPKVRFMTKIYHPNVDKLGRICLDILKDKWSPALQIRTVLLSIQALLSAPNPDDPLANDVAEQWKKNESNAIETARSWTKLYAGNTEV